Proteins from a single region of Candidatus Puniceispirillum marinum IMCC1322:
- a CDS encoding MFS transporter, with product MKISTRDFLTIEWRFLLFGLLMALFSSLGQTFFISLFSSDIRAALALSHGDFGTYYAIATTASAITLLWLGKLADIMRVEKLALMVLMSLSGAALFFSQVQSVTMLLIGLFMLRLFGQGMTTHTYATAIARRYISARGRALSIAQLGHTLGESIAPVSVVTMMLFIDWRTIWMILPFAALFILAPFLRYLTQRTPLQDGGGLEGLNIQKDAAAKHADDVQDQNAFGDDAGFDGRHWRRRDVIRHKTFWFGSMWLTAVPSYVLTGVMFHQIYLANLKNVSLASWTANYVLYAVFAVIGSLVAGQLVDRFTARRVAPYTMLPTALACICLYFADSVMGISLFFMLFGLAGGTPNAATTAIIAEAYGTRYLGEIKAIFLPISVFGSALSPMILGLMIDLGGGLEMILGSCALIAIFAQMSSMIVLGHFRKG from the coding sequence ATGAAAATTTCAACGCGTGACTTTTTGACAATCGAATGGCGATTTCTGCTGTTTGGGTTACTCATGGCGCTGTTTTCATCGCTTGGGCAGACCTTTTTCATCTCGCTTTTTTCCAGCGACATACGCGCCGCATTAGCGCTTAGCCACGGTGACTTTGGCACCTATTATGCGATAGCCACGACGGCCAGCGCAATCACGCTGCTCTGGCTTGGCAAACTTGCCGACATAATGCGGGTGGAAAAGCTGGCCTTGATGGTGCTGATGTCGCTGTCCGGTGCGGCGTTATTCTTTAGCCAGGTGCAGTCAGTCACAATGCTATTGATCGGGTTGTTCATGTTGCGCCTGTTTGGCCAGGGCATGACAACGCACACTTATGCAACGGCAATAGCGCGGCGTTATATCAGCGCGCGCGGACGGGCGCTATCGATTGCCCAGCTTGGCCATACGCTGGGGGAATCTATCGCCCCGGTCAGTGTCGTTACAATGATGCTGTTTATTGACTGGCGCACAATCTGGATGATTTTACCCTTTGCTGCGCTGTTCATTCTGGCACCATTTCTGCGCTATCTGACCCAGCGCACACCCTTGCAGGACGGCGGCGGACTCGAAGGACTTAACATTCAAAAAGATGCCGCCGCCAAGCATGCAGATGATGTCCAAGACCAGAATGCCTTTGGTGATGATGCTGGTTTTGACGGGCGGCATTGGCGACGCCGCGATGTTATTCGCCATAAAACCTTCTGGTTTGGGTCAATGTGGCTGACCGCTGTCCCGTCTTATGTTCTGACAGGCGTCATGTTTCATCAGATTTATCTGGCAAATCTGAAAAATGTGTCACTTGCCAGTTGGACAGCCAATTACGTGCTGTATGCTGTGTTTGCCGTGATTGGGTCACTGGTCGCGGGTCAGCTTGTTGACCGCTTTACCGCGCGACGCGTTGCCCCCTATACAATGTTGCCAACGGCACTAGCCTGTATCTGCTTATATTTTGCAGATAGCGTGATGGGCATTTCTCTGTTTTTTATGTTGTTTGGCCTTGCCGGCGGCACCCCAAATGCCGCGACAACAGCGATTATTGCCGAAGCCTATGGAACCCGCTATCTTGGCGAAATCAAGGCTATTTTTCTGCCTATCAGCGTGTTTGGCTCAGCGCTATCGCCAATGATATTAGGGCTCATGATCGATCTTGGCGGTGGCTTGGAGATGATTTTGGGATCATGTGCGTTGATTGCCATCTTCGCGCAGATGTCATCAATGATCGTTCTTGGACATTTCCGTAAGGGCTGA
- a CDS encoding 5-(carboxyamino)imidazole ribonucleotide synthase produces MIIGILGSGQLGRMLAIAAAQLGIKAHIFAPDANNSPAGDVAAATTEAAYDDQDALIRFANSVDVITSEFENVPAKTLDILSMHKKVSPGISALHTAQHRIREKTLARDLGIDTPAFWHITNAAALHVAMAELNKDGILKTCTLGYDGKGQARISPSSDLDAAFGALGSDDVILEEMIPFTAEASFLIARAHDGRSCVFPASLNQHKDGILDRSVAPAALDDTLIKAGTEAVKKLADALDLFGVMALECFITDGKRLLFNEIAPRPHNSFHWTIEGCATSQFTQLARVLAEMPFGSVSTYGQWQMDNLLGEHMDNVPALLASDHIHVHLYGKSGAKKGRKMGHTNRQITP; encoded by the coding sequence ATGATCATCGGCATATTGGGAAGCGGACAGCTTGGCCGGATGCTGGCAATCGCCGCCGCCCAGCTTGGTATAAAGGCGCATATTTTCGCCCCCGACGCAAATAATAGTCCGGCTGGTGATGTTGCCGCCGCCACAACCGAGGCAGCTTATGATGACCAAGACGCACTCATTCGCTTTGCCAATTCGGTTGACGTGATTACCAGTGAATTTGAAAACGTACCGGCCAAGACACTCGATATTCTATCTATGCATAAAAAGGTCAGTCCGGGCATTAGCGCATTGCACACTGCGCAGCATCGTATCCGTGAAAAGACACTCGCCCGCGATCTTGGCATTGATACGCCAGCTTTCTGGCATATTACAAACGCCGCCGCACTTCACGTTGCCATGGCTGAACTGAATAAAGACGGCATTTTGAAAACATGCACGCTTGGCTATGACGGCAAGGGACAGGCCAGAATTTCACCATCAAGCGATCTTGATGCGGCTTTTGGCGCTTTAGGATCGGATGATGTGATTCTAGAAGAGATGATCCCTTTTACCGCCGAAGCCAGCTTTTTAATCGCCCGCGCGCATGATGGGCGTTCCTGCGTGTTTCCTGCCAGCCTGAATCAGCATAAGGACGGCATCCTTGACCGTTCAGTTGCCCCGGCGGCGCTTGACGATACGCTCATAAAGGCAGGTACCGAGGCGGTAAAAAAACTGGCCGATGCGCTGGATTTGTTCGGCGTTATGGCTCTTGAATGCTTTATCACCGATGGCAAGCGGTTACTTTTTAACGAAATTGCACCACGGCCGCATAATTCGTTTCACTGGACGATCGAAGGCTGTGCCACAAGCCAGTTCACACAGCTAGCCCGCGTATTGGCTGAAATGCCATTCGGTTCTGTAAGCACCTATGGACAATGGCAGATGGACAATCTACTTGGCGAACACATGGACAATGTTCCCGCGTTGCTGGCTAGCGATCATATACATGTGCATCTATATGGCAAAAGCGGTGCCAAAAAAGGCCGCAAGATGGGTCACACTAACCGTCAAATTACGCCCTGA
- the rpsU gene encoding 30S ribosomal protein S21: MFVTVRDNNVDQALRVLKKKMQREGVFREMKNRRSYEKPSERRAREAAESTRRVRKLMRKRLEREGY, translated from the coding sequence GTGTTCGTCACCGTTAGAGACAATAATGTGGATCAAGCCCTGCGTGTTCTGAAAAAGAAAATGCAGCGCGAAGGTGTATTCCGCGAAATGAAAAATCGCCGGTCTTACGAAAAGCCATCAGAACGCCGTGCGCGCGAAGCCGCTGAGTCAACCCGCCGTGTGCGCAAGCTCATGCGTAAGCGCTTAGAGCGTGAAGGCTATTAG
- a CDS encoding 3-hydroxybutyrate dehydrogenase, which produces MMGAQHALITGATSGIGLAIARRLASQGMNITIGGLGADDEIADICKSLIRAGAPKTIHDPADMRDPVAVRHMIDVAADRFGGIAILVNNAGIQHVAPVTAFPPDKWDDVLAINLSAVFHASAAAAVHMVAAGWGRIINISSVHGLVASPDKAAYVAAKHGVIGLTKTMALEHARGAITVNAICPGWVKTPLVEQQIIKRAKASGKSFDEEANRLVADKMPSWTFTDADDVAAAVQFLCGPASASITGTSLIMDGGWTAQ; this is translated from the coding sequence ATGATGGGGGCTCAGCACGCGCTGATCACGGGTGCAACGTCGGGAATCGGGCTGGCAATAGCACGGCGTCTGGCAAGTCAGGGTATGAATATCACCATTGGTGGTCTGGGTGCGGATGATGAAATCGCTGATATCTGCAAAAGCCTCATACGTGCGGGTGCGCCCAAGACAATACATGATCCGGCAGACATGCGTGATCCGGTGGCGGTGCGCCATATGATTGATGTGGCCGCAGATCGGTTTGGCGGCATTGCCATTCTGGTCAATAATGCCGGTATTCAGCATGTCGCGCCAGTAACAGCGTTTCCACCTGATAAATGGGATGATGTGCTGGCGATAAATCTGTCAGCCGTGTTTCACGCTTCGGCAGCGGCGGCAGTGCATATGGTGGCGGCAGGCTGGGGGAGGATTATTAATATTTCGTCGGTACATGGTCTTGTCGCATCACCAGATAAGGCGGCTTATGTTGCTGCAAAGCATGGGGTGATTGGTTTGACCAAGACGATGGCCCTTGAGCATGCACGAGGTGCCATTACGGTTAATGCGATTTGCCCCGGATGGGTAAAAACCCCGCTGGTTGAACAGCAGATTATCAAGCGCGCCAAAGCATCTGGAAAATCATTTGACGAAGAAGCCAATAGGCTTGTTGCTGATAAAATGCCAAGCTGGACATTCACCGATGCTGATGATGTGGCCGCGGCTGTGCAGTTTTTATGTGGGCCAGCATCGGCCAGCATAACCGGCACATCATTGATTATGGATGGTGGCTGGACAGCACAATAG
- the purE gene encoding 5-(carboxyamino)imidazole ribonucleotide mutase: MASSTPSSASSTLAKVAICMGSQSDWKTMQETASLLEELGVTHDTKIISAHRTPARLAAFAETAHENGFAVIIAGAGGAAHLPGMIAAHTHLPVLGVPVESAALKGMDSLLSIVQMPAGVPVGTLAIGVAGAKNAALLATQILALQDSALSQRLIAWRDAQTASVADTPA; the protein is encoded by the coding sequence ATGGCCAGTAGCACCCCATCTTCGGCATCTTCTACCCTTGCTAAGGTAGCTATCTGCATGGGCAGCCAGTCTGACTGGAAAACCATGCAGGAAACAGCATCGTTACTTGAAGAACTTGGTGTAACGCATGACACCAAAATCATTTCGGCACATCGTACACCTGCCCGTTTAGCGGCGTTTGCTGAAACCGCGCATGAAAATGGATTCGCTGTTATCATAGCAGGCGCAGGCGGCGCCGCGCATCTACCTGGCATGATTGCCGCGCATACGCATTTACCTGTGCTTGGGGTGCCGGTTGAGTCAGCAGCGTTAAAGGGAATGGATTCATTATTATCAATCGTCCAGATGCCTGCTGGCGTGCCTGTCGGAACCTTGGCTATCGGCGTGGCTGGTGCCAAAAATGCGGCTTTGCTAGCGACCCAGATTCTAGCTCTTCAGGATAGCGCCTTATCGCAACGCCTGATCGCCTGGCGTGATGCCCAAACAGCCAGTGTCGCGGACACACCCGCATGA
- a CDS encoding Re/Si-specific NAD(P)(+) transhydrogenase subunit alpha translates to MPTLFVPAEIASGETRCAVVPETISKLVAQGLDVTVQSGAGASSSYDDAAFTEAGAKIIKTAKDGYAKADLIFKVRPPQIEETALIQKNTIILSLFEGYVDAKRNAAIAKTGATVFGLELVPRISRAQSMDVLSSQSNLAGYRAVIEGAYEFGRAFPMMMTAAGTIPPTKVLVMGAGVAGLQAIATAKRLGAIVSATDVRPAAKEQVESLGGKFVAVEDEEFKQAETDGGYAKAMSAEYQAKQQVLIAETIRVMDIVITTALIPGRPAPELVSAEMVASMKSGSVIVDMAVEQGGNCALSKPDEIVKANDVTIIGHCNMPGRLPKDASSLYARNLMNFVGLLWDKEAGALTINKDDEIIAGSLVAEAGQLVHPSVTS, encoded by the coding sequence ATGCCAACTCTTTTTGTTCCTGCTGAAATAGCCTCTGGCGAAACGCGCTGTGCGGTCGTACCTGAAACCATCTCAAAACTAGTTGCCCAAGGGCTGGACGTTACCGTTCAAAGTGGCGCAGGTGCGTCTTCATCGTATGATGATGCGGCTTTTACAGAGGCTGGTGCCAAAATTATCAAAACGGCAAAAGACGGTTATGCAAAGGCTGACCTAATTTTCAAGGTGCGCCCGCCGCAAATTGAAGAAACCGCTTTGATACAAAAAAATACTATCATATTGAGTCTGTTTGAAGGCTACGTGGATGCCAAGCGTAACGCGGCTATCGCCAAAACAGGCGCGACCGTTTTCGGGCTTGAGTTAGTGCCGCGTATTTCGCGCGCGCAATCAATGGATGTTCTGTCGAGTCAGTCGAATTTAGCGGGGTATCGGGCGGTAATTGAAGGGGCTTATGAATTTGGCCGTGCGTTTCCGATGATGATGACGGCGGCTGGTACAATCCCACCAACCAAAGTGCTGGTTATGGGTGCTGGTGTTGCTGGACTTCAGGCGATAGCCACAGCCAAACGACTTGGCGCAATTGTCAGTGCCACCGATGTAAGGCCAGCGGCCAAAGAACAGGTCGAGTCGCTGGGTGGTAAATTTGTCGCGGTTGAGGATGAAGAATTCAAACAGGCTGAAACCGATGGTGGTTATGCCAAAGCGATGAGCGCTGAATATCAGGCCAAACAGCAGGTATTGATCGCCGAAACGATCCGTGTAATGGATATTGTTATTACCACCGCGCTTATTCCTGGTCGCCCCGCACCCGAATTAGTATCTGCCGAAATGGTTGCTTCGATGAAATCGGGGTCAGTGATTGTCGATATGGCGGTTGAACAGGGTGGTAATTGTGCCTTGTCGAAGCCGGACGAGATTGTCAAAGCCAACGATGTCACCATTATTGGTCATTGCAATATGCCGGGTCGGTTACCGAAAGATGCGTCCAGCCTCTATGCACGGAATCTGATGAATTTTGTTGGTTTGCTGTGGGATAAGGAAGCTGGCGCATTAACGATTAACAAAGACGACGAGATTATCGCCGGATCGTTGGTGGCGGAAGCGGGTCAGCTTGTGCATCCATCGGTCACGAGCTAG
- a CDS encoding homoserine O-succinyltransferase, giving the protein MPIKVPDNLPALETLRAEAVDIIPQELAMQQDIRPLRLLLLNLMPKKKDTEIQFARLFGNTPLQVEMILMTTASYTPRNTEPGYMRRFYRQLDDVRDDYFDALIVTGAPIETLEFNDVTYWQELTDIMEWSRTHCFRRLGICWGAQALLHYFHDVPKYEMDEKLFGVFEHQLTDLSGRLMNGFTDRFPMPISRYTMNRQDDLEKAGLQVLAQGHECGVGMVRDAQTGDLFVLNHLEYDAATLADEFHRDAAEGKDTALPKHYFPNNDMTQMPVNFWRPFAFLLMSNWINDLYQATPYDLAATLKDR; this is encoded by the coding sequence ATGCCTATTAAAGTGCCTGATAATTTGCCCGCATTGGAAACACTTCGCGCCGAAGCGGTTGATATTATCCCGCAGGAACTTGCGATGCAGCAGGATATTCGCCCGTTGCGTCTCTTATTACTGAATTTGATGCCGAAGAAAAAAGACACTGAAATTCAATTTGCGCGCCTGTTTGGTAATACACCATTGCAGGTCGAAATGATTCTTATGACCACTGCCAGCTATACCCCGCGCAATACTGAACCGGGTTATATGCGTCGTTTTTATCGGCAATTGGATGATGTTCGTGATGATTATTTTGATGCGTTGATTGTAACAGGGGCGCCGATTGAAACCCTAGAATTTAATGATGTGACTTATTGGCAGGAATTGACCGACATCATGGAATGGTCCCGCACACATTGTTTCAGGCGGCTTGGTATTTGTTGGGGGGCGCAGGCTTTGTTGCATTATTTTCATGATGTGCCGAAATATGAAATGGATGAAAAGCTGTTCGGTGTTTTTGAGCATCAGCTCACTGATTTATCAGGCCGTCTTATGAATGGCTTTACAGATCGTTTCCCAATGCCGATTTCGCGCTATACGATGAACCGCCAGGATGATCTTGAAAAAGCAGGTTTGCAGGTGCTTGCCCAAGGGCATGAATGCGGTGTTGGAATGGTTCGTGATGCACAGACGGGTGATCTGTTTGTGTTGAATCATTTGGAATATGATGCGGCCACACTGGCTGATGAATTTCACCGTGATGCTGCCGAGGGCAAAGATACCGCCTTGCCCAAGCATTATTTCCCTAATAACGACATGACGCAGATGCCAGTGAATTTCTGGCGTCCCTTTGCCTTTTTACTGATGAGTAACTGGATCAATGATCTGTATCAGGCAACGCCGTACGACCTTGCCGCGACGTTAAAAGACCGCTAG
- a CDS encoding YdcH family protein, with product MERAQQKAALANQLYQLESEHRDLDEVIGRLGDDKPFDQLKLQRLKKRKLILKDEITKLKAGILPDIIA from the coding sequence ATGGAAAGAGCACAGCAAAAGGCGGCTTTGGCTAATCAGCTGTACCAGCTTGAAAGTGAACATCGTGACCTTGACGAAGTGATTGGACGGTTGGGCGATGACAAACCCTTTGACCAGCTGAAATTACAACGGCTGAAAAAGCGTAAACTCATCTTAAAAGACGAAATCACTAAACTCAAAGCTGGCATTCTTCCTGATATTATCGCCTAA
- a CDS encoding NAD(P) transhydrogenase subunit alpha encodes MAAQAGIDPLLFGITVLVLACFIGYYVVWSVTPALHSPLMGVTNAISSVIVVGALIAAGPAESNFAQVMGFLAVVLASVNIFGGFIVTERMLAMFKGKKKGAGK; translated from the coding sequence ATGGCCGCACAAGCGGGGATTGACCCGCTATTGTTCGGCATAACTGTTTTGGTGCTTGCATGCTTCATTGGATATTACGTTGTCTGGTCAGTGACACCAGCGTTGCATTCACCTTTGATGGGTGTCACCAATGCGATTTCTTCGGTGATTGTGGTTGGCGCGTTGATTGCCGCTGGTCCGGCTGAATCCAATTTTGCCCAGGTGATGGGCTTTCTGGCGGTTGTTCTGGCCTCGGTCAATATCTTTGGTGGCTTTATCGTGACCGAGCGAATGCTAGCGATGTTTAAAGGCAAGAAAAAGGGTGCTGGCAAATGA
- a CDS encoding DUF1192 domain-containing protein: protein MDDELEKLKPAGLPADMQSWNIEDLQNYIAHMEAEIIHAKALIADKGAVNAAADALFGKGNE, encoded by the coding sequence ATGGACGATGAACTGGAAAAGTTGAAACCAGCTGGCCTGCCTGCGGATATGCAAAGCTGGAATATTGAAGATTTACAGAACTATATTGCGCATATGGAAGCTGAAATTATACATGCTAAGGCTTTGATAGCTGATAAGGGTGCCGTCAATGCTGCCGCTGATGCCTTATTCGGTAAAGGAAACGAATGA
- the ygfZ gene encoding CAF17-like 4Fe-4S cluster assembly/insertion protein YgfZ, with the protein MMDTSKNSVFAHMPDMGFIAIAGIEAVDFLQSIITANVETLDSGAMRQGALLTPQGRVLIDFMIYRTSQDELLLQCEANRRDDLYTRLRRYRLRRPVTIETRDDLACYVWWNLDIVPASMPHLFADRRDGALGYRYLGNDAQTVLSDHGATSGTIDEWHAIRIAKAIPQGALDLTPERALMLESGLDHLDAVDFGKGCYIGQEVTARTHYRGLVKRRLAPFMIDAMPEPSADIMLDDAVIGRCKSIAPLPGGGAITLGLVKLSDLHMLQDSGQNPSLTIDSHVAQLALPDWMLPLPKTAKTDS; encoded by the coding sequence ATGATGGATACTTCAAAAAACAGCGTTTTTGCACATATGCCCGACATGGGCTTCATTGCCATTGCTGGCATCGAGGCGGTTGATTTCCTGCAATCAATCATCACGGCTAATGTTGAAACCTTGGATAGTGGCGCCATGCGTCAAGGCGCGCTTCTGACGCCGCAAGGTCGTGTGTTAATCGATTTTATGATCTATCGAACCAGCCAAGATGAATTACTTCTTCAATGCGAGGCAAATCGCCGCGATGACCTCTACACGCGATTGCGCCGTTATCGTCTGCGACGACCTGTTACAATCGAAACGCGTGATGATCTAGCCTGTTATGTCTGGTGGAACCTAGATATCGTTCCTGCATCCATGCCGCACCTGTTTGCCGATAGGCGAGATGGCGCGCTTGGTTATCGTTATCTGGGCAATGATGCCCAAACAGTGCTAAGCGACCATGGCGCAACATCCGGAACCATCGATGAATGGCATGCGATCCGTATTGCAAAAGCCATACCGCAAGGTGCGCTTGATCTTACCCCAGAACGCGCCTTGATGCTGGAATCTGGTCTGGATCATCTTGATGCGGTTGATTTTGGAAAAGGCTGTTATATCGGTCAGGAGGTCACCGCGCGCACGCATTACCGTGGGTTGGTCAAGCGGCGGCTAGCACCTTTCATGATTGACGCCATGCCAGAACCATCAGCAGATATTATGCTTGATGACGCCGTGATTGGCCGTTGCAAATCAATTGCACCACTGCCGGGTGGAGGTGCCATAACGCTTGGGCTTGTCAAGCTAAGTGATCTGCATATGCTTCAGGACTCTGGCCAGAATCCATCACTTACCATTGATAGTCATGTTGCACAGCTAGCCTTGCCCGACTGGATGCTGCCTTTGCCCAAGACCGCCAAAACCGACAGCTAA
- a CDS encoding NAD(P)(+) transhydrogenase (Re/Si-specific) subunit beta, protein MSATMSSLLYLVSGVLFILALRGLSSPETARRGNRLGMAGMLIAVATTLALPQVESYGLIVLAIAIGGGIGTLLALRIQMTALPQLVAAFHSLVGLAACFVATAAYFNPEAYGIGARGAIGMGSLIEMGLGLAIGAITFTGSIIAFGKLQGLVSGKPVTFTGQHMLNLVIGLGLLAAIAALVITNNDLLFWAIFAAALVLGVLIIIPIGGADMPVVVSMLNSYSGWAACGIGFTLGNPLLIITGALVGASGAILSYIMCKGMNRSFFNVILGGFGGDDAAAATGGSDGDKTVKQGSAEDAAFIMENADSVVIVPGYGMAVAQAQHALREMGDLLKARGVTVRYAIHPVAGRMPGHMNVLLAEANVPYEDVLELEEINRDFAQTDVAFVIGANDVTNPAAKTDPSSPIYGMPILDVELAKTVLFIKRSMASGYAGVQNEVFFRDNTMMLFGDAKKMCEEVVQSLD, encoded by the coding sequence ATGAGTGCGACCATGTCTTCACTATTATATCTTGTAAGTGGTGTTCTGTTTATATTGGCATTGCGCGGATTGTCGTCACCTGAAACCGCGCGACGGGGCAACCGGTTAGGTATGGCAGGCATGCTGATCGCAGTCGCTACAACATTGGCACTACCCCAGGTTGAGAGCTATGGCCTTATCGTGCTGGCAATCGCCATTGGCGGCGGTATTGGCACCCTATTGGCCCTACGTATTCAGATGACAGCTTTGCCGCAACTGGTAGCTGCTTTTCATTCATTAGTTGGTCTGGCGGCCTGTTTTGTGGCCACAGCTGCCTATTTCAATCCAGAAGCCTATGGTATTGGTGCGCGCGGCGCGATTGGCATGGGTTCGCTGATCGAAATGGGTCTGGGTCTTGCGATTGGCGCGATTACCTTTACGGGATCCATCATCGCCTTTGGCAAGTTGCAGGGGCTTGTCAGTGGCAAGCCGGTTACCTTCACTGGCCAGCACATGCTGAATCTTGTGATTGGCCTTGGTTTGCTTGCGGCTATTGCCGCCTTGGTCATAACCAATAACGACTTATTATTCTGGGCAATTTTTGCAGCCGCTTTGGTACTTGGCGTGTTGATTATCATCCCGATTGGCGGGGCTGATATGCCGGTTGTTGTTTCAATGCTCAATTCCTATTCGGGATGGGCGGCGTGCGGTATCGGCTTTACCCTTGGCAACCCATTATTGATTATCACTGGTGCGCTTGTTGGCGCGTCGGGTGCGATTCTGTCCTATATCATGTGTAAAGGCATGAACAGGTCATTTTTCAATGTTATTCTGGGCGGCTTTGGTGGCGATGATGCCGCGGCGGCAACGGGTGGCAGTGACGGTGACAAGACAGTCAAGCAGGGCTCAGCCGAGGATGCCGCCTTTATCATGGAAAATGCCGACTCGGTGGTTATTGTCCCGGGTTATGGCATGGCGGTGGCTCAGGCGCAGCATGCTTTGCGTGAAATGGGCGATTTGCTGAAAGCGCGCGGTGTTACCGTACGCTATGCGATTCATCCTGTTGCAGGCCGTATGCCGGGGCATATGAATGTGCTACTCGCCGAAGCCAATGTGCCTTATGAAGATGTGCTGGAACTTGAAGAAATAAATCGTGATTTTGCACAGACGGATGTTGCTTTTGTGATTGGCGCTAATGATGTGACCAATCCGGCGGCAAAAACCGACCCGTCTTCGCCTATTTATGGCATGCCTATTCTGGATGTCGAACTTGCCAAGACAGTTCTGTTTATCAAGCGGTCAATGGCATCGGGCTATGCGGGTGTGCAGAACGAAGTCTTTTTCCGCGATAATACGATGATGCTGTTTGGTGACGCCAAAAAGATGTGCGAAGAAGTCGTGCAGTCGCTGGATTAG
- a CDS encoding DUF1013 domain-containing protein, whose protein sequence is MTQLLMPKATAVWLIDNTSLSFEQIGDFCNLHVLEVQSIADGEAGIGIQGYDPVQNGQITQQELDRCQADSTGRLVLATSDLPTPNRRTKGPRYVPVARRGDKPDGIAWLCKHHPELKDTQIIKLIGTTKETIGKIREKSHWNIANITAKHPAMLGLCAQADLDAAIEKAGGSPHSEEQLSNMTELP, encoded by the coding sequence ATGACTCAGCTTCTTATGCCCAAAGCGACTGCCGTGTGGCTTATCGATAATACCAGTCTGTCATTTGAACAGATTGGTGATTTCTGCAATCTTCACGTTCTTGAAGTGCAATCTATCGCCGATGGCGAAGCAGGCATTGGTATTCAGGGATATGATCCAGTTCAAAATGGTCAGATAACACAACAAGAGCTTGACCGTTGTCAGGCTGATAGCACTGGTCGCCTTGTTCTAGCGACATCTGATCTGCCAACGCCAAACCGGCGCACTAAGGGTCCACGCTATGTGCCTGTAGCACGGCGTGGCGATAAGCCAGACGGTATTGCTTGGTTATGCAAGCATCACCCTGAATTGAAAGATACCCAGATCATCAAGCTGATTGGCACAACAAAGGAAACCATTGGTAAAATTCGTGAAAAATCGCATTGGAATATCGCTAATATCACAGCAAAACATCCTGCTATGCTGGGGCTTTGTGCCCAGGCTGACCTAGATGCTGCTATTGAAAAGGCTGGTGGTTCGCCGCATTCAGAAGAACAGCTTTCGAATATGACCGAACTTCCATAA
- a CDS encoding COQ9 family protein, whose protein sequence is MMKSRDKTHKGTDSVDDSLSKDAIAILDAALMHVPFDGWGRDALLAGAADCGRDAEMVDALFPNGAVDAILMHSARADVAMADAFAALENRPEKVHLMIRTLVLLRLEQASLHKEAIRRGLAVLAVPANAPASAKALYRTVDAMWRAAGQRDTDFSFYTKRATLAGVYSATLLAWLADNSGSMTATEAFLDRRLRDIGRIPKMTAPAKAAMSAGKRMAMGLFSTMARSR, encoded by the coding sequence ATGATGAAAAGCAGGGACAAAACGCATAAGGGCACCGATTCTGTGGATGATTCGCTGTCCAAGGATGCGATAGCGATTCTTGATGCTGCCTTGATGCATGTGCCATTTGATGGTTGGGGACGTGACGCCTTGCTGGCTGGTGCGGCAGATTGTGGGCGTGATGCAGAAATGGTTGATGCGCTGTTTCCCAATGGTGCCGTCGATGCCATTTTGATGCATTCGGCACGCGCGGATGTGGCCATGGCTGATGCCTTTGCGGCACTGGAAAATCGCCCTGAAAAAGTGCATTTGATGATACGGACACTGGTTTTATTGCGCTTGGAACAAGCCAGCCTGCATAAAGAGGCAATCCGGCGTGGACTTGCGGTGCTGGCTGTTCCGGCTAATGCGCCGGCCTCGGCAAAAGCATTATATCGCACGGTAGATGCCATGTGGCGCGCCGCCGGCCAGCGGGACACTGATTTTTCATTCTATACCAAACGGGCGACTTTAGCTGGTGTCTATAGCGCGACATTGCTGGCATGGCTGGCGGATAATTCGGGTTCAATGACAGCGACTGAGGCGTTTCTTGATCGCCGGTTACGTGATATTGGCCGCATACCAAAAATGACAGCACCAGCCAAGGCGGCAATGTCTGCAGGCAAACGTATGGCGATGGGGCTATTCTCAACAATGGCGCGTTCACGCTAG